The Ananas comosus cultivar F153 unplaced genomic scaffold, ASM154086v1, whole genome shotgun sequence genome has a segment encoding these proteins:
- the LOC109705841 gene encoding DEAD-box ATP-dependent RNA helicase 57-like isoform X1, giving the protein MEKASSLLFAGTHFDRKRFGSDIARFKPKEPRPPPPPPPPEDARKEEAEPPGSPEKKEKKRKRKDKSSASAEIVEGFNVFGCSGSVSSVRNPRSGEADGSNTHRKELAREIERASILRKKHGIHISGYNVPAPLESFEELSSRYGCKSKLLQNLSGLGFKEPTPIQRQAIPVLLSRQECFACAPTGSGKTLAFLSPILMKIKPGTKDGVKAVILCPTRELAAQTTRECKKLAKGRKFYIKLMTKDLSRSGDFEKMHCDILVSTPLRLDFALRKRKLNLSRVEYLVLDESDKLFELGFVEQIDSVVKACSNPSIIRSLFSATLPDSVEELARSIMHDAVRVIVGRKNSASELIKQKLIFAGSEKGKLLALRQSFTESLNPPVLVFVQSKERAKELYKELAFDDIKADVIHADLTQQQREDAVDNFRAGTTWVLIATDVISRGMDFKGINCVINYDFPESAAAYIHRIGRSGRAGRTGEAITFYTEEDKPFLRNIANVMAASGCEVPSWIMALPKLKRKKHRPTRDSISTLPEDNEE; this is encoded by the exons ATGGAAAAGGCGTCGTCACTTCTCTTCGCCGGAACCCACTTCGACCGGAAGCGCTTCGGCTCCGACATCGCCCGCTTCAag CCGAAGgagccgcggccgccgccgccgccgccgcctccggagGATGCCAGAAAAGAAGAAGCAGAGCCGCCGGGGTCGccggagaagaaggagaagaagaggaagcggAAGGACAAATCCTCCGCTTCCGCGGAGATCGTCGAGGGTTTCAACGTGTTCGGGTGCTCTGGATCCGTTTCTTCTGTGAGAAACCCTAGATCCGGGGAAGCGGATGGCTCTAATACTCATAGGAAGGAACTGGCAAGGGAGATCGAG AGAGCTTCGATTCTGCGGAAGAAGCATGGGATTCATATTTCAGGTTATAATGTTCCTGCACCGCTTGAGAGTTTTGAAGAACTGAGTTCAAG GTATGGCTGCAAATCCAAGTTGTTGCAGAACTTATCTGGACTTGGATTTAAAGAACCTACACCTATTCAAAGGCAGGCTATTCCAGTGCTCCTCTCA AGGCAAGAGTGCTTCGCCTGTGCTCCAACAGGTTCTGGCAAGACATTGGCTTTTCTATCTCCAATCCTTATGAAAATTAAG CCAGGAACTAAGGATGGTGTAAAAGCTGTGATTCTTTGCCCTACGCGAGAATTAGCTGCACAAACTACAAGAGAGTGTAAGAAGTTGGCTAAAGGAAggaaattttatatcaaattaatgaCTAAGGACCTATCTCGATCTGGTGATTTTGAAAAAATGCATTGCGACATTCTTGTTTCAACTCCACTGCGGTTGGACTTTGCTTTGAGGAAAAGAAAGCTCAATTTAAGTAG GGTGGAGTACCTTGTCTTGGATGAATCAGATAAGCTATTTGAGCTTGGATTTGTTGAGCAGATTGATTCTGTTGTTAAAGCTTGCTCGAATCCTTCAATTATTCGTTCTTTATTCAGTGCCACCTTGCCTGATTCTGTTGAAGAACTTGCGCGTTCAATAATGCATGATGCAGTTCGAGTCATTGTGGGTAGAAA GAATTCTGCTTCCGAGTTGATCAAGCAAAAACTGATTTTTGCTGGAAGTGAGAAGGGAAAGCTTCTTGCACTTCGTCAAAGCTTTACTGAA TCTCTAAATCCTCCAGTATTGGTGTTTGTTCAAAGCAAAGAAAGAGCAAAGGAACTGTACAAGGAGTTAGCATTTGATGACATTAAAGCTGATGTGATTCATGCGGACCTCACTCAGCAGCAG CGAGAAGATGCTGTCGACAACTTTAGAGCAGGAACGACGTGGGTTCTGATAGCAACTGATGTCATTTCACGTGGCATGGACTTTAAGGGCATCAATTGTGTTATAAACTACGATTTTCCCGAGTCAGCTGCGGCTTATATTCACCGGATAG GTCGGTCGGGAAGAGCCGGTAGAACTGGGGAGGCAATTACGTTCTACACTGAAGAGGATAAACCATTTTTACGGAACATAGCCAATGTGATGGCAGCTTCAGGATGCGAAGTTCCTTCATGGATAATGGCGTTGCCGAAGCTCAAACGCAAAAAGCATCGTCCGACGAGAGATTCAATCTCAACTCTTCCCGAAGACAATGAAGAATAA
- the LOC109705841 gene encoding DEAD-box ATP-dependent RNA helicase 57-like isoform X2: MEKASSLLFAGTHFDRKRFGSDIARFKPKEPRPPPPPPPPEDARKEEAEPPGSPEKKEKKRKRKDKSSASAEIVEGFNVFGCSGSVSSVRNPRSGEADGSNTHRKELAREIERASILRKKHGIHISGYNVPAPLESFEELSSRYGCKSKLLQNLSGLGFKEPTPIQRQAIPVLLSRQECFACAPTGSGKTLAFLSPILMKIKPGTKDGVKAVILCPTRELAAQTTRECKKLAKGRKFYIKLMTKDLSRSGDFEKMHCDILVSTPLRLDFALRKRKLNLSRVEYLVLDESDKLFELGFVEQIDSVVKACSNPSIIRSLFSATLPDSVEELARSIMHDAVRVIVGRKNSASELIKQKLIFAGSEKGKLLALRQSFTESLNPPVLVFVQSKERAKELYKELAFDDIKADVIHADLTQQQVGREEPVELGRQLRSTLKRINHFYGT; the protein is encoded by the exons ATGGAAAAGGCGTCGTCACTTCTCTTCGCCGGAACCCACTTCGACCGGAAGCGCTTCGGCTCCGACATCGCCCGCTTCAag CCGAAGgagccgcggccgccgccgccgccgccgcctccggagGATGCCAGAAAAGAAGAAGCAGAGCCGCCGGGGTCGccggagaagaaggagaagaagaggaagcggAAGGACAAATCCTCCGCTTCCGCGGAGATCGTCGAGGGTTTCAACGTGTTCGGGTGCTCTGGATCCGTTTCTTCTGTGAGAAACCCTAGATCCGGGGAAGCGGATGGCTCTAATACTCATAGGAAGGAACTGGCAAGGGAGATCGAG AGAGCTTCGATTCTGCGGAAGAAGCATGGGATTCATATTTCAGGTTATAATGTTCCTGCACCGCTTGAGAGTTTTGAAGAACTGAGTTCAAG GTATGGCTGCAAATCCAAGTTGTTGCAGAACTTATCTGGACTTGGATTTAAAGAACCTACACCTATTCAAAGGCAGGCTATTCCAGTGCTCCTCTCA AGGCAAGAGTGCTTCGCCTGTGCTCCAACAGGTTCTGGCAAGACATTGGCTTTTCTATCTCCAATCCTTATGAAAATTAAG CCAGGAACTAAGGATGGTGTAAAAGCTGTGATTCTTTGCCCTACGCGAGAATTAGCTGCACAAACTACAAGAGAGTGTAAGAAGTTGGCTAAAGGAAggaaattttatatcaaattaatgaCTAAGGACCTATCTCGATCTGGTGATTTTGAAAAAATGCATTGCGACATTCTTGTTTCAACTCCACTGCGGTTGGACTTTGCTTTGAGGAAAAGAAAGCTCAATTTAAGTAG GGTGGAGTACCTTGTCTTGGATGAATCAGATAAGCTATTTGAGCTTGGATTTGTTGAGCAGATTGATTCTGTTGTTAAAGCTTGCTCGAATCCTTCAATTATTCGTTCTTTATTCAGTGCCACCTTGCCTGATTCTGTTGAAGAACTTGCGCGTTCAATAATGCATGATGCAGTTCGAGTCATTGTGGGTAGAAA GAATTCTGCTTCCGAGTTGATCAAGCAAAAACTGATTTTTGCTGGAAGTGAGAAGGGAAAGCTTCTTGCACTTCGTCAAAGCTTTACTGAA TCTCTAAATCCTCCAGTATTGGTGTTTGTTCAAAGCAAAGAAAGAGCAAAGGAACTGTACAAGGAGTTAGCATTTGATGACATTAAAGCTGATGTGATTCATGCGGACCTCACTCAGCAGCAG GTCGGTCGGGAAGAGCCGGTAGAACTGGGGAGGCAATTACGTTCTACACTGAAGAGGATAAACCATTTTTACGGAACATAG
- the LOC109705844 gene encoding uncharacterized protein LOC109705844, with translation MEGSDCAPQRCPHCTGPLSKDMETSSWTVAPLIRDSFSMIGTAVGGTTSAFYGFNHVMPVVRRWVKGPMWVHFLVGTPPVIVFSSACAGLAGGAVPALAQLVSSSYHAAISSSPSLARPP, from the exons ATGGAGGGGTCCGATTGCGCTCCGCAACGGTGCCCTCACTGCACGGGGCCTCTCTCTAAGGACATG GAAACGAGCTCTTGGACCGTGGCGCCGTTGATCCGAGACAGCTTCTCCATG ATAGGCACCGCTGTTGGCGGAACGACAAGCGCATTTTATGGTTTTAACCATG TTATGCCTGTTGTCAGGAGGTGGGTGAAAGGGCCAATGTGGGTTCATTTCCTTGTTGGT ACACCACCTGTGATTGTCTTCTCTTCAGCTTGTGCTGGATTGGCAG GAGGTGCTGTGCCGGCTCTTGCGCAGCTGGTCTCTTCATCATATCATGCGGCAATCTCATCTTCGCCCTCCTTGGCTCGCCCACCTTAG